The Chlamydiales bacterium genomic interval TCAAACTCATTCATGAACTTGGAGAAAAAGTAAGCGCGGTTTCTGAATCTGTTGCTAAAGAAAAAGGTATCAACCTTGTCTTGAATGAAGATGCATGCTTTTACTATGCTCCAGCTCTTGATATTACTAAAGATGTCGTTGTAGAACTAGACAAGCGCTTCGATGCAGAAGAGAAAACAGCTGCAAAAGCACCTGATGCAAGTGCAGCAGCTGCAAACAAAGTTCCTGCAAAACCATAAAAACCCATCAAATCCAGGACGACCACGCGGATGTCTTTAAATTCACAACCAAGTTATACCCTTAAGGAAGTTGCCTCTCTCACTTCAACAAAGCTTGTGGGCGATGAAACTTATAAAATTCATAATGTGGCTGACCTAGACTCCGCTACAGAAAAGAGCCTCTCTTTTCTTGCCAACCGCCGCTATTTGAGCGCTATGCAGCGCTCAAAAGCAGGCGCCATCTTTGTAAAGCAAGAAACGCCCCTCTTGCCTGGTCATAACTATCTCATTTCAGAAGACCCTTCCAAGTCTTTTCAGATCCTTGTCGATATTTTTTATGCAGATAAAAAAACAAAAACTTACTTTGAAGGCATCCACACACAAGTATGCATAGATAAAGATGCATCTATTGGAAAAGATGTAACCATTGGCCCTTTTGTCACCATTGAAAAAGGTGCAAAAATTGGATCTAACACAACCATAAGTGCAGGATCCTACATCGGGGCCTTTACAGAAATTGGTTCTTACTGCCTTATTCATCCCAATGTAACCATAAGAGAGCATTGTAGAGTTGGCAACCATGTTGTCGTGCAATCAGGAGCAGTTATTGGCTCTTGTGGTTTTGGCTACTCTACAGATGAAAAAGGGATCCATACAAAACTAGATCAGGTAGGCATTGTAGTCATTGAAGATCATGTAGA includes:
- the lpxD gene encoding UDP-3-O-(3-hydroxymyristoyl)glucosamine N-acyltransferase — encoded protein: MSLNSQPSYTLKEVASLTSTKLVGDETYKIHNVADLDSATEKSLSFLANRRYLSAMQRSKAGAIFVKQETPLLPGHNYLISEDPSKSFQILVDIFYADKKTKTYFEGIHTQVCIDKDASIGKDVTIGPFVTIEKGAKIGSNTTISAGSYIGAFTEIGSYCLIHPNVTIREHCRVGNHVVVQSGAVIGSCGFGYSTDEKGIHTKLDQVGIVVIEDHVEIGANTTIDRGRFTETRICKGTKIDNLVQIAHGVHIGEHNLIVAQTGIAGSSKTGKHVVMAGQSALIGHVSIADGVIIAARGAAAKSIEEPGGKYAGAPMLPLTEHNRQSVYLRNIEKYVKRIEKLEERLKTLEA